From the Saccharomycodes ludwigii strain NBRC 1722 chromosome I, whole genome shotgun sequence genome, one window contains:
- the PKC1 gene encoding protein kinase C (similar to Saccharomyces cerevisiae YBL105C | PKC1 | Protein Kinase C), with translation MDQIQEEIAKKIDREKKIIQGASTLKKRTSNVVVIQKCNNNIREAQQNIDYLQETLNKLTIENSKRKNKNSKDVTGSNNNGSNNHNNELAKTNENENQTNHLNTVSPEETRYSRLDLVKYNCPSLAQRIQVMLQQLEFKLKVEQQYYQANEKLTKLYQIDGDQRTSSAAEGGVKESKSRIQMLTRSLKKYQAINVDPVQFREALEVEEQPDPKFRRKQLTGVLTLSISAIRDVDHISSPLFSRKPETIITIKIDDVERARTKPSRTDRWTDEFNIHIDKGNEVEITIYDRVNDQVTPVAVMWLLLSDIAEEIRKKKVGQNGLSGWANAQTVIGSQEKSTHSSSAANTTKDLTPYSHKMSAPSSSNTASNNRNHSATPTGTSNSVPVTTNAWFILEPTGQILLTFGFTKTHGINKRKFIGGLDRHGAIIKREEGEVYEQHGHHFVQKSFYNIMCCAYCGDFLRYTGFQCQDCKFLCHKKCYRLVVTKCIAKSSTDIDPDEAKLNHRIPHRFEPASNRGTKWCCHCGYILPWGRKNVRKCTECGIMCHAQCAHLVPDFCGMSMEMANQILTTIKNTKVYSDRKTIITPSGHVSPVKIKKKPHHKKHHNKKDRHSNPSLEKENSSALSTEITKVIPAVKPVASTNELSPEPVHKTQQQQQQQQQQSIPAVSLDDINNNEGNKVEIIDLEDEYKERDNNRSSISQVVQDKVMDRLNAFIDNNDVYESFAQNAGANHNTLTTEVVESEPEEEYNERSVIHKRLQSVYEQKDSSDKEISPQESVKMDVNLTYDKRSSDTIATKNTVTTDSAKLNEGDLVDQSYISIQESSIDDSRSQSNPFREMNHNDHHTKRTSQTTEFSRQSALLEVVGQQKVSTETSPIKKHKKKTKRRKVSLDDFVLLQVLGKGNFGKVLLAQSKNNNCLCAIKVLKKEHIIKNHDIESARAEKKVFLLATEAKHPFLTNLYCSFQTENRIYFAMEFIGGGDLMWHVQNQRLSVRRAKFYAAEVLLALKYFHEKGVIYRDLKLENILLTPEGHIKIADYGLCKDEMWYGCKTSTFCGTPEFMAPEILKEQEYTKAVDWWAFGVLLYQMLLCQSPFSGDDEDEVFNAILTDEPLYPIDMAGDIVQIFQGLLTKDPEKRLGAGPKDALEVMEEPFFRNINFDDILNLRVKPPYIPEIKGADDTQYFEKEFTSAPPTLTPLPSVLSSKMQEEFRGFSFMPEDLAL, from the coding sequence ATGGATCAAATACAAGAAGaaattgcaaaaaaaattgatagaGAGAAAAAGATCATTCAGGGTGCTTCCACCTTAAAGAAGCGTACTAGCAATGTTGTAGTTATTCAAAAatgtaacaataatatcagAGAGGCGCAGCAGAATATAGATTATTTGCAAGAGACTTTGAACAAATTAACCAttgaaaattcaaaaagaaaaaataaaaattcaaaagaTGTTACTggaagtaataataatggttcCAATAACCATAACAACGAATTAGCTAaaacaaatgaaaatgaaaaccaAACAAATCATTTGAATACAGTTTCTCCAGAAGAAACTAGATATTCAAGACTAGATTTGGTCAAATATAATTGTCCATCTTTAGCGCAGCGTATTCAGGTAATGTTACAACAATTAGagtttaaattaaaagtcgaacaacaatattaccaggccaatgaaaaattaactaaACTATATCAAATAGATGGAGATCAAAGAACAAGTTCAGCTGCTGAAGGCGGTGTTAAAGAGTCTAAATCTAGAATACAAATGTTGACCAGATCTTTGAAAAAGTATCAGGCGATTAACGTTGACCCTGTTCAGTTCCGTGAGGCTCTAGAAGTGGAGGAGCAGCCAGATCCTAAGTTTAGAAGAAAACAATTGACTGGTGTTTTAACTTTGAGTATTTCCGCCATCCGTGATGTTGATCACATTTCCTCACCTTTATTTTCTAGAAAACCGGAAACCATCATCACTATAAAAATTGATGATGTGGAAAGAGCTAGAACCAAGCCTAGTAGGACAGATAGGTGGACCGACGAAtttaatatacatattGATAAGGGAAATGAGGTTGAAATTACTATTTATGATCGGGTTAATGACCAAGTTACACCGGTAGCTGTTATgtggttattattatctgaTATAGCTGAAGAAATTCgtaagaaaaaagttggACAAAACGGTTTGTCTGGTTGGGCAAATGCACAAACTGTCATTGGTTCACAAGAAAAAAGCACACATAGTTCTAGTGCGGCTAATACTACCAAAGATTTGACACCATATTCTCATAAGATGTCCGCTCCATCCTCTTCCAACACCGCAAGCAATAATCGTAATCATAGTGCCACACCTACAGGGACATCTAATTCTGTACCAGTTACTACTAATGCTTGGTTTATATTGGAGCCTACTGGTCAAATTTTACTAACTTTTGGATTCACTAAAACACACggtattaataaaagaaaattcaTTGGTGGTTTGGATCGTCATGGCGCCATTATCAAGCGTGAGGAAGGAGAGGTTTATGAACAGCACGGTCATCACTTTGTtcaaaaatctttttaCAATATTATGTGTTGTGCCTACTGTGGTGATTTCTTAAGATATACAGGGTTTCAATGTCAGGATTGTAAATTTTTGTGCcataaaaaatgttataGGTTGGTGGTTACCAAATGTATAGCTAAATCTAGCACAGATATAGATCCAGATGAAGCCAAGTTGAACCATCGTATTCCACATAGGTTTGAACCCGCTAGTAATCGTGGGACTAAATGGTGTTGTCACTGTGGTTATATATTACCTTGGGGCCGTAAAAATGTGAGGAAATGTACCGAATGTGGGATTATGTGTCATGCACAATGTGCTCACTTGGTGCCAGATTTCTGTGGTATGTCTATGGAGATGGCTAATCAGATTTTAACCACTATTAAAAACACTAAAGTTTACTCTGATAGAAAGACCATTATTACTCCATCTGGTCATGTTTCCCCTGTTAAAATTAAGAAGAAACCACATCACAAAAAAcatcataataaaaaggataGGCATAGTAATCCATCtcttgaaaaagaaaatagcAGCGCATTATCAACTGAAATTACAAAAGTGATCCCCGCAGTTAAACCAGTTGCATCGACAAACGAGTTGTCGCCTGAACCAGTCCATAAAactcaacaacaacaacaacaacaacaacaacaatctATACCAGCTGTTAGTCTAGATGAtatcaataacaatgaGGGTAACAAAGTGGAAATTATTGATTTAGAAGATGAATACAAAGAAAGAGATAACAACCGTAGTTCAATTTCACAAGTTGTTCAAGACAAGGTTATGGATAGATTAAACGCATTTATAGACAACAATGACGTATATGAATCCTTTGCTCAAAATGCTGGTGCTAATCATAACACATTAACTACAGAAGTTGTTGAATCAGAAccagaagaagaatataACGAACGATCAGTCATACACAAACGACTACAGTCAGTATATGAACAAAAAGATTCCTCTGATAAGGAAATCTCACCACAGGAATCAGTCAAGATGGATGTTAATCTTACTTATGATAAACGCTCTTCTGATACTATCGCTACCAAAAATACTGTCACGACCGATAGTGCCAAATTAAATGAAGGGGACTTAGTTGATCAATCATATATTTCCATTCAAGAAAGTTCTATCGATGACAGTAGATCCCAATCTAATCCGTTCCGTGAGATGAATCACAATGATCACCACACAAAAAGAACTTCTCAAACTACAGAGTTTAGCCGTCAAAGTGCATTGTTAGAGGTTGTTGGACAGCAAAAAGTTTCGACAGAAACTTCGcctattaaaaaacataaaaagaaaacgaAACGCAGAAAAGTTTCCTTGGACGATTTTGTACTATTGCAAGTTTTGGGTAAAGGTAACTTTGGTAAAGTTTTATTGGCACAATCAAAGAATAACAATTGTCTGTGTGCTATTAAGgtgttaaaaaaagaacacaTTATTAAGAACCATGATATTGAAAGTGCTAGAGCAGAAAAGAAAGTCTTTTTATTGGCTACAGAGGCTAAACATCCGTTTTTGACTAATCTATATTGTTCCTTTCAAACTGAAAACCGTATTTATTTTGCGATGGAATTTATTGGGGGTGGTGATTTAATGTGGCATGTCCAAAACCAAAGATTATCTGTTAGAAGAGCCAAGTTTTATGCCGCTGAAGTATTATTAGCCTTGAAGTATTTCCATGAAAAGGGGGTAATTTACCGTGATTtgaaattggaaaatattcTATTAACTCCAGAAGGTCACATTAAAATTGCAGACTATGGTTTATGTAAAGATGAGATGTGGTATGGTTGTAAAACATCTACTTTCTGTGGTACTCCAGAGTTTATGGCCCctgaaattttaaaagaacaaGAATACACAAAAGCGGTTGATTGGTGGGCTTTTGGTGTTTTACTTTATCAAATGTTGCTATGTCAATCTCCTTTTTCAggtgatgatgaagatgaggTCTTTAATGCTATTTTGACTGATGAACCGTTATACCCAATTGATATGGCTGGCGATATTGTTCAAATATTTCAAGGCTTATTAACTAAAGATCCTGAAAAACGTTTGGGGGCTGGTCCAAAAGATGCATTGGAAGTCATGGAAGAGCCATTCTTCCGTAATATAAACTTTGATGATATCTTAAATTTGCGTGTTAAACCACCGTATATTCCAGAAATCAAAGGGGCTGACGATACCCAATATTTCGAAAAGGAATTTACATCGGCGCCACCAACTTTAACTCCATTACCATCTGTTTTGAGTTCTAAGATGCAAGAGGAATTTCGTGGTTTCTCTTTTATGCCTGAAGATTTAGCATTATAG
- the SEA4 gene encoding Sea4p (similar to Saccharomyces cerevisiae YBL104C | SEA4 | SEh1-Associated), with translation MAIFKQAPAWVSETEDYTYYLSVNPTKDEVGLYKVFPEGEDEDENSIQKLNTLKDFRSISCLDYSKINTGMTCTGEKNGIVKVFNVFNNSINNNTYLDGSNNHINHFDKDSDSLTSEINDFILDSSLTQEIVVRAKQQRSITDVSFSDTGNLIAMGLEKHKHDYSLQIWDVNYQSTENNVVNTSFQYFPNESILSLKFIGDTNLLCSSLKFLREIDLRSPKPVFQIPISVIHSININPFNPLIFATRGDDGTSAIWDRRKLNFKKSTIPLLKFDKILPSATNTFGEDNTVESRNNTNRDTTTSKSAKVKKTSSSLFRWSALREEEFSTLHNGTFIKRWRLGYVPSTENATYESLFVSTVNDVFLPFDRVSAFDYIPRANNKTSYICMRQSGTVYRCSVDESCSFNTFNSLNDLMVVDFDKPDMTELRIGDYNEKKTLEQANSLKLNDISFDDLDNSDLVYSDRGSHIDAAGRRAHNRRKSSVVNKDGDESATSNVNSRKAEEQDYFADSAESDVDYVLTRDDLYLVSAETLLTNDISMLIRERAILGYGLDPMKSVLLIDNMKSLQNNAYIRNTWRWLAIAKNSVDDETIISQKLDLGYEGVLGIWNGLDGLSKQNRCKHNVTLTEKELNIELEKIIKKRRKNGRGVSEDVISYALKSSAKAVQRKLCLIVSGWDLSESEIEEKYVNLVKANQYEKAAGWAVFFGDIPKAIEILSNAKRERLRLIATAVAGYLAYKDDIANNTWREQCRKMASELDDPYLRAIFAYIADNDWWDILYDSSISLRERLGVALRFLSDRDLSMFLNKIASTVISNGELEGLILTGLTPSGIDLLQSYVDKTSDVQTAALISVYGSPRYFYDPRADKWVQIYKDMLNSWELFTIRSKFDILRTKLSRTRNGEITTKMFPRQLYIQCFNCKHNINKPRNKVGTVAKKKRNGDDSVKNASIIDATASATASAQLTSSCSSSALTIAAAIPNNATTAATLSTSHSSSLASSSSSSSSSSSTVAGTGVTSVADLERIPQKYSCSHCGAPFPRCAICLLPLGTSNLPIVIEGSVDTCKMKPTSFNDGNRADLDERRRLKLNEWFSFCLSCNHGMHAGHAEEWFERHYICPVPGCSCQCNK, from the coding sequence ATGGCTATATTTAAACAGGCACCTGCATGGGTTTCCGAAACCGAGGATTATACGTATTATTTATCGGTGAATCCGACAAAAGATGAAGTTGGTCTCTATAAGGTATTCCCAGAGggtgaagatgaagatgagaATTCCATTCAAAAACTAAACactttaaaagattttagGAGTATTTCTTGTCTagattattcaaaaataaacactGGTATGACATGTActggagaaaaaaatgggattgttaaagtatttaatgttttcaataacagcattaacaataatacttATTTAGACGGCAGCAATAATCATATAAATCATTTTGATAAAGATTCAGATAGTTTAACTTCCGAGATTAATGATTTCATTTTGGATTCTTCTTTAACACAGGAAATAGTGGTTAGAGCGAAGCAACAGAGAAGTATTACTGATGTAAGTTTTAGTGATACTGGCAACCTAATTGCTATGGGATTAGAAAAACATAAGCACGATTACTCTTTACAAATTTGGGATGTGAATTATCAAAGCACAGAGAATAATGTGGTTAACACCTCTTTCCAATATTTTCCCAATGAATCCATCCtatctttaaaatttattggaGATACCAATCTATTGTGCAGTtctttgaaatttttaagGGAAATCGATTTGAGATCGCCAAAACCAGTTTTCCAAATTCCAATATCAGTAATTCACAGTATTAACATTAATCCGTTTAatcctttaatttttgctACACGTGGTGATGATGGCACCTCAGCTATTTGGGATAGACGTAAATTgaactttaaaaaatcaacaataCCATTACttaaatttgataaaatattgcCATCGGCAACCAATACTTTTGGAGAAGATAATACAGTTGAGTCaagaaataataccaatagaGATACAACTACCAGTAAAAGTGctaaagtgaaaaaaactTCGAGTTCCTTATTTCGTTGGTCCGCTTTGagagaagaagaattttCTACATTACACAATGgtacttttattaaacgTTGGAGGTTAGGATACGTTCCATCTACAGAAAATGCCACTTACGAGTCGTTATTTGTTTCTACAGTCAACGATGTTTTTCTACCGTTTGACCGAGTTTCGGCTTTTGATTATATTCCCAGggctaataataaaactagtTACATATGCATGCGACAATCAGGAACTGTGTATCGTTGTTCTGTTGATGAAAGTTGTTCTTTCAATACATTTAACTCGTTGAACGATTTGATGGTTGTTGATTTTGACAAACCTGACATGACTGAATTGAGGATTGGAGATTATAATGAAAAGAAGACTTTAGAACAAGCAAATAGTTTAAAACTAAATgatatttcttttgatGATTTGGATAATTCTGATCTTGTTTATTCAGATCGTGGTTCGCATATAGATGCAGCTGGGAGAAGGGCACACAATAGAAGAAAATCGAGTGTTGTAAACAAAGATGGTGATGAATCGGCAACTAGCAATGTTAATAGCCGTAAAGCTGAGGAACAGGATTATTTTGCCGATAGTGCTGAAAGTGACGTGGATTATGTGTTAACGCGTGatgatttatatttagTGTCTGCGGAAACTTTATTGACCAACGATATCAGTATGTTAATAAGAGAAAGAGCTATACTTGGGTACGGTTTAGATCCGATGAAATCTGTTTTATTGATAGACAACATGAAGTCTTTGCAAAACAATGCGTATATTAGAAACACCTGGAGATGGTTAGCTATTGCGAAAAATTCAGTTGATGATGAGACCATTATTTCACAAAAGTTGGATCTTGGTTATGAAGGCGTATTAGGCATTTGGAATGGGTTAGATGGACTGagtaaacaaaatagaTGCAAGCATAACGTTACTTTGACTGAGaaagaattaaatatagagttggaaaaaattataaaaaaaagaaggaaaaatgGAAGAGGCGTTAGCGAGGATGTAATAAGTTATGCGTTGAAAAGTAGTGCTAAAGCGGTTCAACGGAAATTATGTTTAATAGTTTCTGGATGGGATCTTTCTGAATCTGAAATCGAAGAAAAGTATGTAAACTTGGTTAAGGCTAATCAGTATGAAAAGGCCGCCGGCTGGgctgttttttttggtgaTATACCAAAAGCCATTGAAATTTTAAGTAACGCAAAAAGGGAAAGATTAAGATTAATTGCTACAGCTGTTGCAGGGTATTTGGCTTACAAGGATGACATAGCAAATAACACTTGGAGAGAGCAATGTAGAAAGATGGCCTCGGAATTAGATGATCCGTATTTAAGGGCAATTTTTGCCTATATAGCAGATAACGATTGGTGGGATATTTTGTATGACTCGTCGATTTCTCTAAGGGAAAGGCTAGGCGTGGCCTTAAGATTTTTATCAGATAGAGATTTATCGATGTTTTTGAACAAGATTGCATCTACAGTGATTTCTAATGGGGAATTGGAAGGTTTAATCTTAACCGGTTTGACACCGAGCGGAATTGATTTGTTGCAATCGTATGTGGATAAAACAAGTGATGTACAGACAGCGGCTTTAATCTCAGTTTATGGGTCGCCGcgttatttttatgatcCAAGAGCTGATAAATGGGTTCAAATATACAAAGATATGTTAAATTCTTGGGAACTATTCACGATCAGGTCTAAATTTGACATTTTAAGAACCAAGCTATCCAGAACAAGAAATGGGGAAATAACTACCAAAATGTTTCCGCGCCAGTTATATATTCAATGTTTCAATTGTAAgcataatattaataagcCTAGGAACAAGGTAGGAACTGTtgcaaaaaagaaaaggaatgGTGATGACAGTGTAAAGAATGCATCCATTATAGATGCTACCGCCTCAGCAACAGCTTCTGCTCAATTAACATCATCCTGCTCTTCATCCGCTTTGACCATAGCTGCTGCTATACCTAATAATGCGACTACCGCCGCAACATTATCCACATCGcattcttcttctttggcttcctcatcatcatcatcatcatcatcatcatccaCTGTCGCAGGTACAGGAGTAACATCGGTTGCTGATTTAGAGCGTATCCCACAAAAGTATTCTTGTTCCCATTGTGGTGCTCCGTTCCCTAGATGTGCCATCTGTTTGTTACCACTGGGTACTAGTAATTTGCCTATTGTAATTGAGGGTTCTGTGGATACGTGTAAAATGAAGCCAACTTCTTTTAACGATGGCAATCGTGCTGACTTGGATGAAAGACGAAGATTAAAATTGAACGAATGGTTTAGCTTTTGTTTAAGTTGTAATCACGGCATGCATGCAGGGCATGCTGAAGAATGGTTTGAAAGGCATTATATTTGCCCGGTTCCTGGGTGTTCATGTCAATGTAACAAGTGA